Proteins co-encoded in one Corylus avellana chromosome ca9, CavTom2PMs-1.0 genomic window:
- the LOC132162450 gene encoding uncharacterized protein LOC132162450, whose translation MCGFGGSLAAIDNLSQIGSSYGYTTVSIRTFMSLLSTWNYLGQVASGCVSDIVLQMYKFPRPHMLTLTLLVSCAGHLLMALNVPNGLYAASIIIGFCLGAQAPLLFAIISELFGLKYYSTLFNYAAATSPLGLYLLNVKLTGHFYDKEAEKQMAALGLKREAGRELNCSGGECYKLSFIVITVVSLFSALASLILVVRTWSFYKTDIYNRFQEQAETE comes from the coding sequence ATGTGTGGGTTTGGGGGAAGTTTAGCAGCCATAGACAATCTATCCCAGATTGGATCTTCCTATGGATACACAACGGTAAGCATAAGAACTTTCATGTCGCTTTTAAGCACTTGGAATTATCTAGGTCAGGTAGCCTCGGGATGTGTCTCTGACATTGTTCTACAAATGTACAAATTTCCTCGCCCCCACATGCTCACTCTGACCCTCCTAGTATCATGTGCTGGTCACCTTCTCATGGCTCTTAATGTCCCGAACGGACTTTATGCAGCGTCCATTATCATTGGGTTTTGTTTAGGCGCACAAGCCCCATTACTGTTTGCAATAATTTCAGAGCTTTTTGGGCTAAAATACTACTCCACTTTGTTCAATTATGCGGCAGCGACAAGCCCCCTTGGATTGTATTTGCTCAACGTCAAGCTGACTGGGCATTTCTACGATAAGGAGGCTGAGAAGCAAATGGCAGCATTGGGACTCAAAAGGGAGGCTGGGAGGGAGTTGAATTGTAGTGGGGGAGAATGCTACAAGTTATCCTTCATTGTCATTACTGTGGTCAGTCTGTTCAGCGCACTTGCTTCTCTCATTTTGGTGGTCCGGACTTGGAGCTTTTATAAGACTGACATTTATAATAGGTTTCAAGAGCAGGCTGAGACTGAGTGA